The following nucleotide sequence is from Anopheles stephensi strain Indian chromosome 3, UCI_ANSTEP_V1.0, whole genome shotgun sequence.
TCGTCCTAAGCTTGGGACGGCTTCCTCTTCGCAAAACATTTGCAAATCCATCACAAAGACTTAACTACGTCCACGTCCACACCGGCCTGGGTAGCATTCTGTTTGACATTCCGGGAGGTTTGTCCGAATATTCATGACTTTCATAGCGCGTGACGTTCCCTACACGGGAGGTCGTCATCACACGGTGGaattctccatttttttacCATCCACTGTCAGTAACTAACCACTGAAGGATCCCACCTAGAATTCAGCAACGAAAGGGACACACACCTACCTGTCTCCTGTCACATTCCCTGTTACTGGTAAGTGATCCCCCATGAAAGCCAATCAAAACCGAAACATAACCTGTGACGGGAAGCAGATATAAAACAACCACTTTTACGACCACCTCAGGTTCCTCCTAAAAATCTGTAATCGGCCAAAAATTGATCGCCCTCGTCCGTGTTAGCGGTTTTCCCTTCAAACTTGAAGGTCGGTAGACGTAAACACCGGGCTCCTAGTGTGCGCTCGCGTACGCTCTAGCGGCACTATTTACAGCCGTAAAGGCGAATgtcccatttttgtttttgtttttttcgaacGACAAATAGCCTGCTCCCGTACGACAGTCGCGTTGTTGATTGACAAAACTCGGGTTACACGGGGTACTTGCCGAATGTGCAGTGTCTTGTTTTGAAAATTACTCCACCGCTCGTAAACCGAAACGAAAGGATTATTATTTATCGATACACAAACCATAACTGGCTGGTGAAACTTAGCTAGCGTTCAGCTAACAACGAGAGCCACGAAAACAGCACATTCGGGTCACGAGCGAGGGTAAGTAAAAACGCGACCAAGCGGGTCATGTTTGTTCGCGTTCGTCGTATAATTTTTCGATTTCAAACCAATTGATGAAATGGTTATTCGATTTGCTTAGGTTAAGCAGTGGTGCATAGAGCGGGGTGAGGTTTTGCTAATTTTGGATGCCTTTAGGGAGAAACTATTCAAAGTTCAAGGTTAAAAACAGCCATCATTGGGATACTGAGCAATTTCACTGTATGGAAGGACAGcatttttttatagcaaatgcTGCTATTATTCTGAGATCTAAGTATTCATATAATTACATGCTAAGTTGCTAGACCCTCAGctctacatttttttaaacaaagatGAAAACAACCaagaaaatttatattttttgtaattcaCAGTCAGATCGTTTGTTACAGCTAAACAAAGCAGATTATAAGAAAAAGATTTTTAtagaacctaatttaaaaaaatcgaaaagaaaCCGCTTCAGAGTAGTTTGACTCACCagcgatttaatttaaaacgcCTGCAAGGTATGCAATACACTCATCTCCACAGCACGATCATCCAATCCGACTGCGCAGCCGCCAACGAAGATTCTGGCGTCAAAGCGAAACTGTTTGCCAACAAATCGTCTCCCTAAAAATAAAGTCGCCCTCTCAGCTGATAGCACAAACCGTCAGCCAGTCAGTCTGTCAGTGTGTCATTGCCGCACGCAACCCCCACGATGAAGATCCTCTTCGTTTGCATCGGTAAGCTCGCTCGCGTATCTTTTCATTGTGCAGCAACTAATCGATCACTGGATCACATCCAACAGGCAACTCGTGCCGCTCCCCGATGGCCGAAAGTGTGATGAAAAGTCTGGCCGCACAGCACAACCTCACCGACTGGCACGTTGACAGTGCCGCATTGCGCGAGTGGAACGTTGGCCGACGGCCGGAAGACCGAGCGCTCGCCGTACTGGCCGAGCACGAGCTCACCTCCGATCACATCGGCCGGCTGATCTGCTCGGATGATTTCCGTCAGTTTGATTATGTGTTCGGGATGGACGAGTCGAACGTAGCCGATCTGCTGCATCTGGCGCCCGTTGACGGAAGGGCGAAAATCGAGCTGCTCGGCAACTACCGGGGCCGTGAACTGGACCGCATTATCATCGATCCGTACTTTGTGAGTAGCATGGGCATGATTGGTGTTCCAGCTTTATGTCACTGCGTACTTAGAATGATTCTTTTTACCAGGAGCACGGCATACATGGGTTTCGGCGCTGCTTCGAT
It contains:
- the LOC118514630 gene encoding low molecular weight phosphotyrosine protein phosphatase 1, with translation MKILFVCIGNSCRSPMAESVMKSLAAQHNLTDWHVDSAALREWNVGRRPEDRALAVLAEHELTSDHIGRLICSDDFRQFDYVFGMDESNVADLLHLAPVDGRAKIELLGNYRGRELDRIIIDPYFEHGIHGFRRCFDQILSCCENFVKTHGRPVSREL